In the Clavelina lepadiformis chromosome 8, kaClaLepa1.1, whole genome shotgun sequence genome, one interval contains:
- the LOC143469201 gene encoding FK506-binding protein 15-like isoform X3, translating into MNFLAGSAPDGDDGDFMGRGGNSNLSSLFGMSNQMNKNPSSNQTLTYTSPKPPGNLSAQANKPAAGASSGVAIAVAVTAYRFLNNQNVKQGKLGAAVLRDFAAKDYKIVMYVTKQQPVSSVKITPTFMFIVQANNYATFIDDQQQRWTVLFDSTKQLSDFAKQVCLGKFFTSTQPADGCTIQDLSDRQPQMKSVASGDSLEMKYTGWLVDSEGNLGSVFDGNHNSEKTFRFKIGRGKVIKGWDAGMIGMQKSGRRFLVIPPHLAYGQKSVSNKIPPNSILAFEVDLLRIKRGKDESSVKSVGSVESLAQASDATLSNTEEAPPSQVPTENSSLLVGDENVRERTASLNDQLSQATPDSSKTTLVSRMAKMGHAMIPLPHSGQTGESPAPGPSQSMQHAVQQPLNQQAEQQMAQIMQQQQQTLQQQKILQQQSEFELRRSPANHQMLSPSPLHQPLVHQNLPSSSPFQQSSQVYIDQPSFANRQSLGMGMTPSQLAPHTPAYQPYLSSYGPEFLPMLMSESRQQTSEIRLLQEKVDKVSSLVQDVKNKNDVYGGQLSSNQAMDASMIMQGVQKILKENEHLKETISEKTTQIENQNNKISDLLQQNQKLVEKSNLMLERRNDSFKESFEQSQARCLQLEQDKVDLTQRLSDSSAKLSSLTLEMSDAAQREVELKQKFKEIYVKEKNRADIAEEKVKECEEELASNQNKMKNVLSNEVTSQSQIEELTNEIRKLTDKNEKLLEDHQSEKKKWKDEREQTEEKESSLQDKIEELKRSTFADREQEKKVARLEEELFGTKLKLEELEGSESRMETMQHRMVMMRKTNEDFKSKMEEISSELDHIRPYKEAFERLLTQATTMKEKYETKIDDLREAIKEQNSPNNDNLLDQVKRIMNSVFQQVKQKIDSDENYFGSDVIKILLDIIKSTTLSMTNVQRSGKESRGADERSNVDDDESADEDEIPDEDESADEDEIPDEDESADEDESADEDESPDENKSPDEEIVEEESRSNYEENATEVDGGSMEVKKDPDNSDAEKPCPKEDQEDDNVREDDSSEMKEHGEGEERSDPPDDEDSEQDAVNGDLEPDKSDQGGSDNDKIVDEFSALSAKSQIQDGSIASSTSFMSSYDDRKPPPLFDDESDDDDLFK; encoded by the exons ATGAACTTTCTTGCTGGATCAGCGCCAGATGGTGATGATGGAGACTTCATGGGCAG AGGAGGAAACTCAAATTTGTCGTCGTTGTTCGGGATGAGCAACCAGATGAACAAGAACCCGTCAAGCAATCAGACTCTAACGTACACATCGCCCAAACCTCCGGGAAATTTGTCTG CACAAGCAAATAAGCCTGCTGCTGGTGCCTCATCTGGAGTTGCCATTGCTGTCGCGGTGACTGCGTATAGatt TTTGAACAATCAGAATGTAAAGCAAGGAAAATTGGGAGCTGCTGTTTTAAGAGATTTTGCTGCAAAAGAC TATAAAATAGTGATGTATGTGACGAAGCAGCAGCCTGTGTCAAGCGTGAAGATCACTCCGACCTTCATGTTTATT GTCCAAGCAAATAACTATGCGACGTTCATCGACGACCAGCAACAAAGGTGGACCGTGTTGTTTGATTCAACAAAGCAGTTGTCAGATTTTGCGAAACAG GTTTGTCTGGGAAAGTTTTTCACGAGCACGCAGCCGGCCGATGGCTGCACCATCCAAGACTTGTCCGATCGTCAACCTCAGATGAAGTCAGTTGCTAGCGGAGACTCACTGGAGATGAAGTACACGGGTTGGCTTGTCGACAGCGAAGGAAATCTCGGCAGTGTGTTTGATGGTAACCACAACTCTGAGAAGACATTCCGCTTCAAGATTGGTCGAGGGAAAGTTATCAAG GGCTGGGATGCTGGGATGATCGGGATGCAAAAGTCAGGAAGAAGGTTTCTTGTGATTCCTCCACACCTCGCTTATGGACAAAAGAGTGTTTCCAACAAAATTCCTCCAAATTCAATTCTTGCGTTTGAAGTTGATTTGCTTCGA ATTAAACGTGGTAAAGATGAATCTTCGGTGAAGAGTGTGGGATCTGTTGAATCCCTCGCACAAGCAAGTGATGCAACATTGAGCAACACAGAGGAAG CGCCACCATCCCAGGTCCCCACTGAAAACTCGTCACTTTTGGTCGG TGATGAAAACGTCAGGGAGAGGACGGCTTCATTGAACGACCAACTATCTCAG GCAACACCAGACTCTTCCAAGACCACCTTGGTGTCCCGGATGGCAAAAATGGGCCATGCAATGATCCCGCTGCCCCACTCTGGGCAAACAGGGGAATCCCCTGCACCAGGACCTTCGCAATCA ATGCAGCATGCGGTTCAGCAACCATTAAATCAACAAGCTGAGCAACAAATGGCACAAATCATgcaacagcaacaacaaacCTTGCAACAGCAGAAAATCCTTCAACAGCAGTCAGAGTTTGAACTAAGACGGTCACCAGCAAACCATCAAATGTTATCACCATCCCCTTTACACCAACCGTTGGTGCACCAGAATTTACCATCCTCATCACCATTCCAACAATCCTCTCAG GTTTATATCGACCAACCAAGCTTTGCGAATCGACAATCCCTCGGGATGGGAATGACACCATCCCAACTGGCCCCTCACACACCAGCCTACCAGCCCTACCTTTCTTCATATG gTCCAGAATTTCTTCCAATGCTGATGTCAGAATCTCGACAACAAACCTCAGAGATTCGTCTTCTCCAGGAGAAAGTAGATAAG GTTTCAAGTTTGGTTCAAGacgtgaaaaataaaaatgatgtCTATGGTGGGCAGCTGAGCTCGAACCAAGCGATGGATGCAAGCATGATAATGCAAGGTGTCCAGAAGATTCTGAAG GAAAATGAGCActtaaaagaaacaatttctGAGAAAACGACTCAAattgaaaatcaaaacaataaaatcagcGACTTGTTGCAGCAAAATCAAAA GTTGGTCGAGAAGAGCAATTTGATGTTGGAGAGACGGAACGATTCCTTCAAGGAGTCGTTCGAGCAGAGTCAGGCGCGATGCTTGCAGCTGGAACAGGATAAAGTTGATCTCACTCAGAGACTCAG TGATTCCTCGGCTAAGTTGTCGAGTTTAACGCTTGAAATGTCCGATGCTGCGCAAAGGGAAGTTGAGCTGAAGCAGAAGTTCAAAGAAATTTATGTCAAGGAAAAAAATCGGGCAGACATTGctgaagaaaaagtgaaag AATGTGAAGAAGAACTTGCGTCCAATCAGAACaagatgaaaaatgttttgtccaATGAGGTTACTTCTCAGTCTCAAATTGAGGAATTGACCAATGAAATCAGGAAGTTGACTGACAAGAATGAAAAGTTGCTTGAG GATCATCAGAGTGAAAAGAAGAAGTGGAAAGATGAGAGAGAGCAGACGGAAGAGAAAGAATCATCTCTCCAGGACAAGATTGAAGAGTTAAAAAGATCCACATTTGCTGATAGAGAGCAGGAGAAGAAG GTTGCCAGGTTAGAAGAAGAACTTTTTGGAACAAAGTTGAAGTTGGAAGAGTTGGAGGGAAGCGAAAGCAGGATGGAGACGATGCAGCATCGG ATGGTGATGATGAGGAAAACCAACGAAGATTTCAAGTCCAAGATGGAAGAAATCTCATCCGAGCTCGACCACATACGACCATATAAGGAAGCA TTTGAGCGACTGCTGACACAAGCCACCACCATGAAGGAGAAATATGAGACGAAGATCGATGACCTGAGAGAAGCCATCAAAGAACAAAATTCCCCGAACAACGACAACTTACTTGATCAG GTCAAAAGGATCATGAACTCCGTATTTCAACAAGTCAAACAGAAAATTGATTCTGATGAAAACTATTTTGGttctgacgtcataaagaTTCTTCTTGACATCATAAAG AGCACGACGCTTTCCATGACCAATGTTCAGCGAAGTGGGAAGGAGAGCAGAGGTGCGGATGAGAGGAGTAATGTGGATGAT GACGAAAGTGCGGATGAGGACGAAATTCCGGATGAAGACGAAAGTGCGGATGAGGACGAAATTCCGGATGAGGACGAAAGTGCGGATGAGGATGAAAGTGCGGATGAGGACGAAAGTCCGGATGAGAACAAGAGTCCGGATGAGGAGATTGTGGAAGAAGAATCCAGATCAAATTATGAGGAGAACGCAACGGAAGTGGATGGTGGCTCCATGGAGGTCAAGAAAGATCCTGATAATTCGGATGCAGAGAAACCTTGTCCAAAAGAGGACCAGGAAGATGATAACGTTAGAGAGGATGATTCTTCCGAGATGAAAGAACATGGTGAAGGTGAAGAAAGAAGTGATCCTCCTGATGATGAAGACTCTGAGCAAGATGCTGTGAATG GTGATCTCGAGCCGGACAAGAGCGACCAGGGTGGCAGCGACAATGACAA aaTTGTGGATGAATTTTCTGCACTGTCCGCTAAGAGTCAAATACAAGACGGTTCCATTGCGTCATCAACATCATTTATGTCATCGTATGACGACAGGAAACCCCCGCCACTTTTTGATGACGAAAGCGATGACGATGATTTGTTCAAATAG
- the LOC143469201 gene encoding FK506-binding protein 15-like isoform X4 has translation MNFLAGSAPDGDDGDFMGRGGNSNLSSLFGMSNQMNKNPSSNQTLTYTSPKPPGNLSAQANKPAAGASSGVAIAVAVTAYRFLNNQNVKQGKLGAAVLRDFAAKDYKIVMYVTKQQPVSSVKITPTFMFIVQANNYATFIDDQQQRWTVLFDSTKQLSDFAKQVCLGKFFTSTQPADGCTIQDLSDRQPQMKSVASGDSLEMKYTGWLVDSEGNLGSVFDGNHNSEKTFRFKIGRGKVIKGWDAGMIGMQKSGRRFLVIPPHLAYGQKSVSNKIPPNSILAFEVDLLRIKRGKDESSVKSVGSVESLAQASDATLSNTEEAPPSQVPTENSSLLVGDENVRERTASLNDQLSQATPDSSKTTLVSRMAKMGHAMIPLPHSGQTGESPAPGPSQSMQHAVQQPLNQQAEQQMAQIMQQQQQTLQQQKILQQQSEFELRRSPANHQMLSPSPLHQPLVHQNLPSSSPFQQSSQVYIDQPSFANRQSLGMGMTPSQLAPHTPAYQPYLSSYGPEFLPMLMSESRQQTSEIRLLQEKVDKVSSLVQDVKNKNDVYGGQLSSNQAMDASMIMQGVQKILKENEHLKETISEKTTQIENQNNKISDLLQQNQKLVEKSNLMLERRNDSFKESFEQSQARCLQLEQDKVDLTQRLSDSSAKLSSLTLEMSDAAQREVELKQKFKEIYVKEKNRADIAEEKVKECEEELASNQNKMKNVLSNEVTSQSQIEELTNEIRKLTDKNEKLLEDHQSEKKKWKDEREQTEEKESSLQDKIEELKRSTFADREQEKKVARLEEELFGTKLKLEELEGSESRMETMQHRMVMMRKTNEDFKSKMEEISSELDHIRPYKEAFERLLTQATTMKEKYETKIDDLREAIKEQNSPNNDNLLDQVKRIMNSVFQQVKQKIDSDENYFGSDVIKILLDIIKSTTLSMTNVQRSGKESRGADERSNVDDDESADEDESADEDESADEDESPDENKSPDEEIVEEESRSNYEENATEVDGGSMEVKKDPDNSDAEKPCPKEDQEDDNVREDDSSEMKEHGEGEERSDPPDDEDSEQDAVNGDLEPDKSDQGGSDNDKIVDEFSALSAKSQIQDGSIASSTSFMSSYDDRKPPPLFDDESDDDDLFK, from the exons ATGAACTTTCTTGCTGGATCAGCGCCAGATGGTGATGATGGAGACTTCATGGGCAG AGGAGGAAACTCAAATTTGTCGTCGTTGTTCGGGATGAGCAACCAGATGAACAAGAACCCGTCAAGCAATCAGACTCTAACGTACACATCGCCCAAACCTCCGGGAAATTTGTCTG CACAAGCAAATAAGCCTGCTGCTGGTGCCTCATCTGGAGTTGCCATTGCTGTCGCGGTGACTGCGTATAGatt TTTGAACAATCAGAATGTAAAGCAAGGAAAATTGGGAGCTGCTGTTTTAAGAGATTTTGCTGCAAAAGAC TATAAAATAGTGATGTATGTGACGAAGCAGCAGCCTGTGTCAAGCGTGAAGATCACTCCGACCTTCATGTTTATT GTCCAAGCAAATAACTATGCGACGTTCATCGACGACCAGCAACAAAGGTGGACCGTGTTGTTTGATTCAACAAAGCAGTTGTCAGATTTTGCGAAACAG GTTTGTCTGGGAAAGTTTTTCACGAGCACGCAGCCGGCCGATGGCTGCACCATCCAAGACTTGTCCGATCGTCAACCTCAGATGAAGTCAGTTGCTAGCGGAGACTCACTGGAGATGAAGTACACGGGTTGGCTTGTCGACAGCGAAGGAAATCTCGGCAGTGTGTTTGATGGTAACCACAACTCTGAGAAGACATTCCGCTTCAAGATTGGTCGAGGGAAAGTTATCAAG GGCTGGGATGCTGGGATGATCGGGATGCAAAAGTCAGGAAGAAGGTTTCTTGTGATTCCTCCACACCTCGCTTATGGACAAAAGAGTGTTTCCAACAAAATTCCTCCAAATTCAATTCTTGCGTTTGAAGTTGATTTGCTTCGA ATTAAACGTGGTAAAGATGAATCTTCGGTGAAGAGTGTGGGATCTGTTGAATCCCTCGCACAAGCAAGTGATGCAACATTGAGCAACACAGAGGAAG CGCCACCATCCCAGGTCCCCACTGAAAACTCGTCACTTTTGGTCGG TGATGAAAACGTCAGGGAGAGGACGGCTTCATTGAACGACCAACTATCTCAG GCAACACCAGACTCTTCCAAGACCACCTTGGTGTCCCGGATGGCAAAAATGGGCCATGCAATGATCCCGCTGCCCCACTCTGGGCAAACAGGGGAATCCCCTGCACCAGGACCTTCGCAATCA ATGCAGCATGCGGTTCAGCAACCATTAAATCAACAAGCTGAGCAACAAATGGCACAAATCATgcaacagcaacaacaaacCTTGCAACAGCAGAAAATCCTTCAACAGCAGTCAGAGTTTGAACTAAGACGGTCACCAGCAAACCATCAAATGTTATCACCATCCCCTTTACACCAACCGTTGGTGCACCAGAATTTACCATCCTCATCACCATTCCAACAATCCTCTCAG GTTTATATCGACCAACCAAGCTTTGCGAATCGACAATCCCTCGGGATGGGAATGACACCATCCCAACTGGCCCCTCACACACCAGCCTACCAGCCCTACCTTTCTTCATATG gTCCAGAATTTCTTCCAATGCTGATGTCAGAATCTCGACAACAAACCTCAGAGATTCGTCTTCTCCAGGAGAAAGTAGATAAG GTTTCAAGTTTGGTTCAAGacgtgaaaaataaaaatgatgtCTATGGTGGGCAGCTGAGCTCGAACCAAGCGATGGATGCAAGCATGATAATGCAAGGTGTCCAGAAGATTCTGAAG GAAAATGAGCActtaaaagaaacaatttctGAGAAAACGACTCAAattgaaaatcaaaacaataaaatcagcGACTTGTTGCAGCAAAATCAAAA GTTGGTCGAGAAGAGCAATTTGATGTTGGAGAGACGGAACGATTCCTTCAAGGAGTCGTTCGAGCAGAGTCAGGCGCGATGCTTGCAGCTGGAACAGGATAAAGTTGATCTCACTCAGAGACTCAG TGATTCCTCGGCTAAGTTGTCGAGTTTAACGCTTGAAATGTCCGATGCTGCGCAAAGGGAAGTTGAGCTGAAGCAGAAGTTCAAAGAAATTTATGTCAAGGAAAAAAATCGGGCAGACATTGctgaagaaaaagtgaaag AATGTGAAGAAGAACTTGCGTCCAATCAGAACaagatgaaaaatgttttgtccaATGAGGTTACTTCTCAGTCTCAAATTGAGGAATTGACCAATGAAATCAGGAAGTTGACTGACAAGAATGAAAAGTTGCTTGAG GATCATCAGAGTGAAAAGAAGAAGTGGAAAGATGAGAGAGAGCAGACGGAAGAGAAAGAATCATCTCTCCAGGACAAGATTGAAGAGTTAAAAAGATCCACATTTGCTGATAGAGAGCAGGAGAAGAAG GTTGCCAGGTTAGAAGAAGAACTTTTTGGAACAAAGTTGAAGTTGGAAGAGTTGGAGGGAAGCGAAAGCAGGATGGAGACGATGCAGCATCGG ATGGTGATGATGAGGAAAACCAACGAAGATTTCAAGTCCAAGATGGAAGAAATCTCATCCGAGCTCGACCACATACGACCATATAAGGAAGCA TTTGAGCGACTGCTGACACAAGCCACCACCATGAAGGAGAAATATGAGACGAAGATCGATGACCTGAGAGAAGCCATCAAAGAACAAAATTCCCCGAACAACGACAACTTACTTGATCAG GTCAAAAGGATCATGAACTCCGTATTTCAACAAGTCAAACAGAAAATTGATTCTGATGAAAACTATTTTGGttctgacgtcataaagaTTCTTCTTGACATCATAAAG AGCACGACGCTTTCCATGACCAATGTTCAGCGAAGTGGGAAGGAGAGCAGAGGTGCGGATGAGAGGAGTAATGTGGATGATGACGAAAGTG CGGATGAGGACGAAAGTGCGGATGAGGATGAAAGTGCGGATGAGGACGAAAGTCCGGATGAGAACAAGAGTCCGGATGAGGAGATTGTGGAAGAAGAATCCAGATCAAATTATGAGGAGAACGCAACGGAAGTGGATGGTGGCTCCATGGAGGTCAAGAAAGATCCTGATAATTCGGATGCAGAGAAACCTTGTCCAAAAGAGGACCAGGAAGATGATAACGTTAGAGAGGATGATTCTTCCGAGATGAAAGAACATGGTGAAGGTGAAGAAAGAAGTGATCCTCCTGATGATGAAGACTCTGAGCAAGATGCTGTGAATG GTGATCTCGAGCCGGACAAGAGCGACCAGGGTGGCAGCGACAATGACAA aaTTGTGGATGAATTTTCTGCACTGTCCGCTAAGAGTCAAATACAAGACGGTTCCATTGCGTCATCAACATCATTTATGTCATCGTATGACGACAGGAAACCCCCGCCACTTTTTGATGACGAAAGCGATGACGATGATTTGTTCAAATAG